Proteins encoded by one window of Pseudomonas tructae:
- a CDS encoding LPS O-antigen chain length determinant protein WzzB produces MHEKQPSPGAADEIDLYELGVKFSRQWVLIAASIVLCFGIAGAYALLAEPTYEAKAFVLPPTQNDIADFNYGRTNESEMNRYDVKQVYDVFLRNLQAESLRRQFFKDIYLPSLSESERKKPMDSLYSEFSKKLLITSVAKPGSDRYAVTVQGNDPAVAKEWAEHYLERAGSVAKAEMIKNVNREAEVRARNLNQRIGTLRESGQKVREDLIVQLREALAVSRAIGLEKPPIISGNLSSEVSAGMDGELTYMRGSKALEAEIRNLEERKSDDPFIKQLRELQVAYSFYKNLEVAPEGVEVYRLDGPIQQPDEPIKPKKSAVLIVGLLLGVVLGFLIAALRIFFFDQRKARV; encoded by the coding sequence ATGCATGAAAAGCAACCGAGTCCTGGTGCTGCCGATGAGATCGATTTGTATGAGCTGGGCGTAAAATTTTCACGTCAGTGGGTTTTGATCGCGGCTTCTATCGTGTTGTGTTTTGGTATTGCAGGTGCTTACGCGTTGCTCGCAGAGCCGACCTATGAGGCGAAGGCATTTGTTTTGCCACCTACACAGAATGATATTGCCGATTTCAACTACGGCCGTACCAATGAGTCAGAAATGAATCGTTACGACGTCAAACAGGTCTATGACGTTTTTCTGCGAAATCTGCAAGCTGAGTCATTGCGTCGCCAGTTTTTCAAGGATATCTATCTGCCTTCCTTGAGTGAGTCTGAGCGAAAGAAACCGATGGACTCGCTGTACTCTGAATTTTCCAAAAAACTCTTGATTACCTCCGTAGCCAAACCGGGGTCAGATCGTTATGCGGTAACGGTTCAGGGCAATGATCCTGCCGTTGCCAAGGAATGGGCGGAGCACTACTTGGAGCGGGCGGGCAGTGTGGCAAAGGCGGAGATGATCAAGAACGTCAACCGTGAAGCTGAGGTTCGCGCGCGTAACCTGAATCAAAGAATCGGTACATTGCGGGAAAGCGGGCAAAAAGTTCGTGAAGACCTTATTGTGCAGTTACGTGAGGCGCTGGCAGTGTCCCGGGCTATTGGTCTTGAAAAGCCGCCGATTATTTCCGGCAACCTGTCTTCTGAGGTCTCGGCAGGCATGGATGGTGAGTTGACCTACATGCGAGGAAGTAAAGCGCTCGAGGCTGAAATCAGAAACCTCGAGGAGCGCAAGTCTGATGACCCGTTTATCAAACAATTGCGTGAGTTGCAGGTTGCCTATAGCTTTTACAAAAACCTTGAGGTTGCTCCTGAAGGGGTGGAGGTGTATCGATTGGATGGACCTATCCAGCAGCCTGACGAACCCATCAAACCGAAAAAATCCGCCGTGCTAATTGTCGGTCTTCTCTTGGGCGTAGTGCTTGGGTTCTTGATTGCAGCGCTTCGTATTTTTTTCTTTGACCAACGGAAGGCTAGGGTCTAG
- a CDS encoding NAD-dependent epimerase/dehydratase family protein, with amino-acid sequence MKILLTGAGGFVGGHLLRTAIETFGHDNVVALTSRELDGVQSVVAKGHDLSQLGPDRFNDIDVLIHAGAFTPKSGQEANDIEACGRNISFTENLLRFQFASLKKVVFTSTLDVYAAAERISESTPLAPATLYGASKLYGEKMVEVFASQRSISHEILRLGHIYGPGEEAYQKILPLTISNILSGKPVQIWGGGEELRSFIYIEDIVSAILKAVTCDTGERVINIVGGAPISIKALVEKLVVISGRSVQVNHQAVSTRGRDFVFDNRLLKKTLLAEEYDFDRGLTAEFNHMLLKLQSVQDH; translated from the coding sequence ATGAAAATTCTACTGACCGGAGCAGGTGGATTTGTTGGTGGCCACCTGCTGAGAACGGCAATTGAAACATTTGGTCATGATAATGTCGTTGCTTTGACAAGTCGTGAGCTTGACGGCGTCCAATCTGTTGTGGCGAAAGGTCATGATCTTTCGCAGCTCGGACCTGACAGGTTCAATGATATCGATGTGCTGATTCATGCAGGTGCCTTTACGCCAAAGAGCGGTCAGGAAGCGAATGATATCGAGGCCTGTGGTCGCAATATCAGCTTCACTGAAAACCTGCTCAGGTTCCAGTTTGCCTCACTCAAGAAAGTCGTCTTTACCAGCACGCTGGATGTGTACGCAGCGGCAGAGCGCATTTCTGAGTCGACGCCGCTCGCGCCGGCAACGCTTTACGGTGCGTCAAAGCTGTATGGCGAAAAGATGGTTGAGGTCTTCGCCAGTCAGCGATCGATCAGCCATGAAATCTTGCGCTTGGGCCACATCTATGGCCCGGGCGAAGAGGCCTACCAGAAGATTCTGCCACTGACGATCTCCAATATCTTGTCCGGCAAACCGGTACAGATATGGGGTGGCGGTGAGGAACTCCGCAGCTTTATCTATATTGAAGACATCGTCAGTGCGATTCTCAAGGCGGTCACATGTGATACCGGAGAACGCGTTATCAATATCGTTGGTGGAGCGCCAATCAGCATCAAGGCGCTCGTCGAGAAACTGGTAGTCATCAGTGGTCGTTCGGTGCAGGTCAATCATCAAGCAGTCTCAACCAGGGGGCGGGATTTTGTTTTTGACAACCGTTTGCTGAAAAAAACATTGCTCGCTGAAGAGTATGATTTTGATCGAGGTTTGACTGCAGAGTTCAATCACATGCTACTCAAACTGCAATCAGTGCAAGATCATTAA
- a CDS encoding lipopolysaccharide assembly protein LapA domain-containing protein: MRNFKRLFLVVFLLLLMAVVMVFVLENQLAAQLQFLGWTLPQLPVSVYLLLALCVGLVVGPLLTVFSRRGPLK, encoded by the coding sequence GTGCGGAACTTTAAGCGGTTGTTTTTGGTCGTATTTTTGTTATTGCTCATGGCTGTCGTGATGGTATTTGTCCTAGAAAATCAGCTGGCGGCGCAGTTACAATTTTTGGGCTGGACATTGCCACAGTTACCAGTGTCGGTTTATCTCTTGCTGGCGTTATGTGTAGGGCTTGTTGTTGGTCCGCTGTTGACCGTATTTTCCCGCCGAGGTCCGCTGAAATAG
- a CDS encoding HAD family hydrolase, whose product MKKVNTVFLDLDGPLLDGNVRHFHCYRSILEQAGFTPIDATTYWQLKRETINRRELLALSGAEALYDDFLVRWLEMIESPQALELDTVQPGALECLRHWKQQGKRLVLVTLRKDAQALQVQLDAAGLSAYLDKVLVCTHQSAGEGKAQAVRDYLGGDLVANESVWIGDTEVDAQAAGELGVDVFLVTNGLRSQQILERLGSGKIVDSIVSARDYIS is encoded by the coding sequence GTGAAAAAAGTAAATACAGTATTTCTTGATCTGGATGGGCCTCTACTGGACGGTAATGTCCGGCACTTCCATTGCTACCGCAGCATTCTGGAGCAGGCAGGATTCACGCCAATAGATGCAACTACCTATTGGCAGCTGAAGCGCGAAACCATCAATCGCCGGGAGCTTTTGGCTCTTTCCGGTGCAGAGGCCTTGTACGACGACTTCCTGGTCCGCTGGCTTGAAATGATCGAGTCGCCGCAGGCTCTTGAGCTGGACACGGTTCAGCCGGGTGCGCTGGAATGCTTACGTCACTGGAAGCAGCAAGGCAAGAGACTGGTGCTGGTCACGCTGAGGAAGGATGCGCAGGCACTTCAAGTACAGTTGGATGCTGCCGGGTTGAGTGCTTATCTGGATAAGGTCCTTGTGTGCACCCATCAAAGCGCTGGAGAGGGCAAGGCGCAAGCCGTGCGTGACTACCTTGGTGGTGACCTTGTCGCCAATGAGTCCGTCTGGATTGGTGATACCGAGGTTGATGCGCAAGCCGCAGGCGAGCTAGGGGTGGATGTATTCCTGGTAACAAACGGGCTCAGAAGTCAGCAGATTCTAGAGCGACTGGGCAGTGGAAAAATCGTCGACTCTATTGTCTCAGCTCGAGACTATATTTCGTAA
- a CDS encoding GNVR domain-containing protein, producing MSSVSRIPPVAESDEIELFALVESVWKQKNFVLVIAALIAGAAALYAFLATPEYRVASVLRPVALKELDALNRSGIYSLAPEAALLKVGGALDSYEMRLEFFKANPDLFKAIEEPGNSFDQNFEAFNKKSLRVTVNNGSKLAGLPSSVALELDYPEKIDGVQILNSFVDFAVATERQKLASDFEVVLKNRITELDKKIDAARATYELDKEVKIARLQEVDDLRRAQLQDELNALRQQLKLLRKDRIAQLTEAIGIARALGIVKPTTPSALAEAEHAASARVMRTEVNNQQIPLYFMGTEALEAERAALLQRKSDEFTEARVAQIFKELQMLQVNREIQVLKRRSNEDIFLADVESLRNEYLRLSTLQIDVNQLQLVGIDRRAVQPTAPVKPQKMMVIVLGLMLGLILGTVCALVRQFLRIKNMARVTRASLDLGAPTLPAVAAKGLQRD from the coding sequence GTGAGTAGTGTTAGCCGTATCCCTCCCGTAGCCGAATCAGATGAAATAGAGTTGTTTGCTCTTGTTGAGTCGGTTTGGAAGCAAAAAAACTTTGTGCTTGTTATTGCCGCGCTGATTGCCGGAGCAGCTGCGCTTTATGCATTTCTAGCAACGCCCGAATATCGAGTTGCCAGCGTCTTGCGTCCGGTAGCATTAAAAGAGCTTGATGCCTTGAATCGTTCGGGCATTTATAGTTTGGCGCCAGAGGCAGCGTTGCTCAAGGTTGGTGGGGCGTTGGACTCCTACGAGATGCGCCTGGAGTTCTTCAAGGCAAACCCAGATCTCTTCAAGGCTATTGAAGAGCCTGGCAATAGTTTTGATCAGAACTTTGAGGCGTTCAACAAGAAGTCTCTGCGTGTCACCGTCAATAATGGTAGCAAACTTGCCGGGCTGCCATCTTCGGTAGCCCTGGAATTGGACTATCCGGAAAAAATTGATGGTGTGCAAATTCTCAACAGCTTTGTGGATTTCGCCGTAGCTACAGAGCGGCAGAAACTGGCGAGTGATTTCGAAGTTGTTTTGAAGAATCGTATCACCGAACTCGATAAAAAAATTGACGCCGCGCGGGCCACTTACGAGTTGGACAAGGAAGTAAAGATTGCGCGCCTACAGGAGGTCGATGATCTGCGTCGTGCTCAACTGCAAGACGAGTTGAATGCGCTGCGTCAGCAGTTGAAGCTGTTGCGCAAAGATCGGATTGCACAGTTGACCGAGGCTATTGGGATTGCGCGCGCGTTGGGTATTGTCAAGCCAACCACCCCTTCTGCATTGGCAGAAGCTGAGCATGCCGCGTCCGCTCGTGTAATGCGAACAGAAGTCAATAACCAGCAAATTCCATTATATTTCATGGGGACAGAGGCGCTGGAGGCAGAGCGTGCTGCGTTGCTGCAGCGCAAGTCTGATGAGTTTACCGAGGCTCGGGTTGCCCAGATTTTCAAAGAGTTGCAGATGCTCCAGGTCAATCGTGAAATCCAGGTTCTGAAAAGACGGTCGAATGAAGATATCTTCCTCGCTGATGTAGAGTCGTTGCGTAACGAGTATCTCCGTTTGAGCACCCTTCAAATTGATGTCAATCAGTTGCAGCTTGTTGGTATTGATCGCCGGGCTGTTCAGCCCACTGCACCGGTTAAACCACAAAAGATGATGGTCATTGTCTTGGGTTTAATGCTGGGGTTGATCCTCGGGACGGTCTGCGCTTTGGTTCGGCAGTTCCTTCGGATCAAGAATATGGCCCGTGTTACACGTGCAAGTCTTGATCTGGGGGCGCCCACATTGCCTGCTGTTGCTGCCAAAGGGCTGCAGCGGGACTGA
- a CDS encoding DegT/DnrJ/EryC1/StrS family aminotransferase: MISFLDLAAVNRQFRDELIQAATDVIDSGWYIHGRSLEAFEGAFADYCGARNCIGVANGLDALILTIRAWKELGKLREGDEVIVPANTYIASVLAITENKLVPVLVEPDAQTFNLCPDNVRAAITPKTRLILAVHLYGQLAPMPQLKEIAKAHDLLILEDSAQAHGALLEGKKAGAWGDASGFSFYPGKNLGALGDAGAVTTNDDELASTIRALGNYGSHEKYKNLYQGVNSRLDELQAALLSVKLKYLDEHTQHRRKIVNRYLQGIKNDAIRLPLASTVDAASYSQHVWHLFVIRSSQREKLQAHLSSLGIQTIIHYPIPPHKQLAYADMNGQSYPLTEMIHQEVLSLPLSPVMSLEDADKVIEACNRFVS; the protein is encoded by the coding sequence ATGATTTCTTTCCTTGACCTCGCTGCTGTCAATCGGCAGTTCAGAGATGAGTTGATTCAAGCTGCGACAGACGTTATTGATTCGGGTTGGTATATACACGGACGTAGTCTCGAAGCATTTGAGGGTGCGTTTGCTGACTACTGTGGGGCGCGTAATTGCATCGGTGTTGCCAATGGCCTGGATGCATTGATCTTGACCATTCGTGCGTGGAAAGAATTGGGTAAATTGCGCGAAGGTGATGAGGTTATTGTTCCCGCCAATACCTACATTGCCAGTGTACTTGCCATCACTGAAAACAAACTCGTCCCGGTACTGGTTGAGCCTGATGCACAGACGTTCAACCTGTGCCCCGACAATGTTCGTGCCGCGATTACACCCAAAACCCGTCTGATCCTGGCTGTTCATTTGTATGGGCAGTTAGCGCCTATGCCGCAACTTAAAGAGATTGCGAAGGCGCATGATCTGCTTATTCTTGAGGATTCGGCACAAGCGCATGGCGCCTTGCTGGAGGGTAAAAAAGCGGGTGCTTGGGGTGATGCATCCGGTTTCAGTTTTTACCCAGGTAAAAACCTGGGAGCGCTAGGCGATGCCGGTGCTGTAACAACCAATGATGATGAGTTAGCCAGTACTATCCGGGCGCTGGGTAACTACGGTTCACACGAAAAGTACAAAAATCTCTACCAAGGTGTAAATAGTCGACTGGACGAACTCCAGGCTGCGCTGCTCAGCGTTAAGCTCAAGTATTTGGATGAGCATACTCAGCATCGCCGGAAAATTGTCAATCGTTACTTGCAAGGCATCAAAAATGATGCGATTCGCTTGCCATTGGCCTCCACCGTGGATGCTGCTTCGTATTCGCAGCATGTCTGGCATCTCTTCGTGATCCGTAGTTCGCAACGCGAGAAGTTGCAGGCACATTTGAGCAGCCTCGGTATTCAGACCATCATTCATTATCCTATTCCACCGCACAAACAGTTGGCATACGCGGATATGAACGGGCAGTCGTATCCTCTGACTGAAATGATTCATCAGGAGGTCTTGAGCCTTCCGCTCAGCCCGGTGATGAGTCTTGAGGATGCTGATAAAGTGATCGAAGCATGTAATCGCTTTGTGTCGTAA
- a CDS encoding O-antigen translocase, with protein MTLIKTSMLNGIAVIIKMLTLLGINKVLAVYVGPAGYAALGQFQNAVQMMTTFASGAINTGVTKYTAEYHEQPEKQHSIWRTAGSIALIGSLLASLIIALLNKQLAYWFLKDENFGGVFLWFAATLVLFTLNTLLLAILNGKKEVLSYVIANIAGSVFALLITVLMTLAWGLYGALVALAVYQSLAFFVTLWLCRKAPWFRVSYLFGAIEKPALVNLSKFTLMALASAICVPVSHILVRDHLGTTLGWEFAGYWEALWRMSSAYLIVATTTLSVYFLPRLSEVSEPGALRREIAQGYKLILPVSALCGLIIYLFRDLIISILFTPEFSPMRDLFAWQMIGDSLKIGSWLLAYLMLGKAMFKRFIALEVISASGFVFLTYGFTGWLGLEGVAMAHALIYLIYWVMVWRATAPLMKRDVQIAGSDV; from the coding sequence ATGACGCTGATAAAAACCAGTATGTTGAATGGTATCGCAGTCATCATAAAGATGTTGACGTTACTCGGTATCAACAAGGTACTTGCTGTTTACGTGGGGCCGGCCGGCTATGCGGCGCTCGGGCAGTTTCAGAATGCGGTGCAGATGATGACCACTTTTGCCAGTGGGGCGATCAATACTGGCGTGACCAAGTACACTGCCGAGTACCATGAACAGCCGGAAAAACAGCACAGCATCTGGCGAACGGCGGGTTCGATTGCGTTAATCGGCTCGTTGCTGGCTTCACTGATCATTGCGCTTCTCAATAAACAGCTGGCCTACTGGTTTTTAAAGGACGAAAATTTTGGCGGCGTCTTTCTTTGGTTTGCCGCCACCTTGGTTCTCTTCACCCTGAATACCCTCCTCTTGGCGATTCTCAATGGCAAGAAGGAGGTGTTGTCGTACGTAATTGCCAACATTGCGGGTAGTGTATTTGCACTGCTGATAACGGTGTTAATGACGCTGGCTTGGGGGCTTTACGGTGCACTGGTAGCGCTCGCGGTCTATCAGTCCTTGGCGTTTTTTGTGACGCTGTGGCTGTGCCGCAAGGCGCCTTGGTTCCGAGTCAGTTATCTGTTTGGCGCCATAGAAAAACCGGCACTTGTCAATTTGTCAAAGTTTACCTTGATGGCCTTGGCCTCAGCGATCTGTGTTCCGGTCAGCCATATTCTGGTGCGTGACCATCTGGGAACCACATTGGGCTGGGAGTTCGCAGGTTACTGGGAAGCCTTGTGGCGAATGAGCTCCGCTTACCTGATTGTCGCCACGACGACATTAAGTGTCTATTTTTTGCCACGCTTGTCTGAAGTGTCAGAGCCTGGGGCGTTGAGGCGTGAAATCGCTCAAGGCTACAAGTTGATTTTGCCGGTGTCTGCGCTCTGCGGTTTGATCATCTACCTATTTCGAGACCTGATTATCTCGATTCTGTTTACGCCTGAATTTTCTCCAATGCGCGATTTGTTTGCCTGGCAAATGATTGGCGACAGCTTGAAGATTGGAAGTTGGCTGTTAGCTTATCTGATGCTGGGCAAGGCAATGTTCAAGCGCTTTATCGCCTTGGAGGTTATTTCCGCATCAGGGTTTGTTTTTCTCACCTATGGCTTCACAGGGTGGCTGGGCCTGGAAGGTGTTGCGATGGCGCATGCACTGATTTACCTGATTTATTGGGTGATGGTATGGCGTGCGACTGCCCCACTGATGAAGCGTGATGTCCAAATTGCAGGGAGTGATGTGTGA
- a CDS encoding sugar 3,4-ketoisomerase: MSLIKWIDFQILGDERGSLVSIEQGKVIPFEIKRIYYLYHTGEGVSRGYHAHRQLKQVAICVSGKCRMILDNGTVREEVWLDCPTKGLLIESMMWREMHDFSADCVLLVIASHLYDESDYIRNYQQFIEAQEVGVTV, encoded by the coding sequence ATGAGTTTGATTAAGTGGATTGATTTTCAGATTCTTGGCGACGAACGAGGTAGCTTGGTTTCTATCGAACAAGGTAAAGTCATTCCGTTTGAAATCAAGCGAATCTATTATCTCTACCATACTGGTGAGGGCGTCAGTCGGGGTTATCACGCTCATCGTCAGTTAAAGCAAGTTGCTATCTGCGTTTCTGGAAAATGCAGAATGATTTTGGACAATGGGACGGTTCGTGAAGAAGTCTGGCTTGATTGCCCAACTAAAGGCTTGTTGATCGAAAGTATGATGTGGCGAGAAATGCATGACTTTAGTGCTGATTGTGTGCTGTTGGTCATTGCAAGCCATCTTTATGATGAAAGTGATTACATTCGCAACTATCAGCAATTTATAGAAGCTCAGGAAGTGGGTGTTACTGTATGA
- the rfbC gene encoding dTDP-4-dehydrorhamnose 3,5-epimerase yields MRLTQTKLSEVVVIEADVYEDDRGWFMESFNEARFHGGLQALALQVPKPFVQDNHSCSKRGVLRGLHYQRAPHAQGKLVRVTQGAAFDVAVDIRKGSKTFGQWVGVELSASNKRMLWIPEGFAHGFLALEDNTHFHYKTTDYYAKQSEAAILWNDPDLNIDWPALDVLIVNQKDQEAPRLSQIEGE; encoded by the coding sequence TTGAGACTTACACAAACTAAGCTTTCAGAAGTTGTCGTCATTGAAGCGGATGTCTACGAAGACGATCGCGGTTGGTTTATGGAGAGTTTCAACGAGGCTCGCTTTCATGGCGGGTTGCAAGCGTTGGCATTGCAAGTGCCCAAGCCCTTTGTCCAGGATAATCACTCTTGCTCCAAGCGTGGAGTGTTACGTGGCTTGCATTACCAACGTGCACCTCATGCCCAAGGCAAACTGGTGCGGGTCACGCAAGGTGCGGCCTTCGATGTCGCGGTGGATATCCGCAAAGGCTCCAAGACCTTTGGGCAATGGGTTGGGGTTGAGCTTAGCGCCAGCAATAAACGTATGCTGTGGATCCCGGAAGGCTTCGCGCATGGTTTTCTGGCATTGGAAGACAACACGCACTTCCATTATAAAACGACTGACTACTATGCGAAGCAATCCGAAGCCGCGATTCTTTGGAATGACCCTGATCTGAATATTGACTGGCCTGCACTTGATGTATTGATCGTCAATCAAAAGGATCAGGAAGCGCCACGGTTGTCTCAGATCGAGGGCGAGTAA
- the ihfB gene encoding integration host factor subunit beta, which yields MTKSELIERIVTHQGLLSSKDVELAIKTMLEQMSQCLATGDRIEIRGFGSFSLHYRAPRVGRNPKTGQSVSLDGKFVPHFKPGKELRDRVNEEEGQHED from the coding sequence ATGACGAAGTCGGAGCTGATCGAACGTATTGTCACCCATCAAGGGCTGCTCTCATCCAAGGATGTCGAGCTGGCCATCAAGACCATGCTTGAGCAAATGTCCCAGTGCCTGGCCACTGGCGACCGCATCGAGATCCGCGGTTTCGGCAGCTTCTCCCTGCATTACCGCGCCCCGCGCGTAGGCCGTAACCCGAAAACCGGCCAGTCCGTCAGCCTGGATGGCAAGTTTGTGCCACACTTCAAGCCAGGTAAGGAGCTGCGGGATCGGGTGAATGAAGAAGAAGGGCAGCACGAAGATTGA
- a CDS encoding glycosyltransferase family 2 protein yields the protein MSSYSPKLSVMIVTYNQVDLIGETIESVVSQGYPNLEVVVADDASTDGTQAVINEYQKKYPLQVKPVFNPINLGVTGNSNAAFNACTGELLAVLGGDDLFLPGKIQAQVALFEDPEVVLSYHSVEVFVHQTGEVLFTTNTTEKERVSDVYDLIAKCGIPGASSLMVRRSACPAYGFDTRFPVVSDWMFCIEVGLNGKIKELPGIYGKYRKHGLGASERTFELLDESLRTLDIIQARYPDDPKIRRACQAGAYRYLLGELYRQVVKKNPDKVRQLAPYFLAYSSGLKRLMTRIALAVLANKTFIGIVVGPLQKLKSTLKRNV from the coding sequence GTGAGTAGCTATTCTCCAAAATTGTCGGTAATGATTGTGACTTACAATCAGGTCGATTTGATCGGTGAGACGATTGAAAGTGTCGTCTCCCAAGGCTATCCGAATTTGGAGGTTGTGGTTGCAGACGACGCCTCCACGGATGGAACGCAGGCGGTTATCAACGAGTATCAGAAAAAATACCCGTTGCAAGTCAAGCCGGTATTCAATCCGATCAATCTCGGCGTTACCGGTAACTCGAACGCGGCCTTTAACGCCTGTACGGGTGAGCTGCTTGCCGTGTTGGGTGGGGATGACCTCTTTTTACCTGGTAAAATTCAAGCTCAAGTAGCGCTTTTTGAAGATCCGGAAGTGGTGCTTTCCTATCACTCCGTTGAAGTATTTGTTCATCAAACTGGCGAAGTTCTGTTTACGACCAATACGACAGAAAAAGAACGGGTAAGCGACGTTTACGATTTGATTGCGAAGTGCGGTATTCCAGGTGCCTCGTCGTTGATGGTCAGGCGCTCAGCCTGCCCGGCGTATGGGTTTGATACGAGATTCCCTGTTGTTTCTGACTGGATGTTCTGTATCGAGGTAGGACTCAACGGTAAGATCAAGGAGTTACCAGGTATCTACGGAAAGTACAGAAAGCATGGCCTGGGTGCAAGTGAGAGAACATTTGAACTGCTCGATGAGTCGCTGCGAACGCTAGACATCATCCAGGCACGCTATCCTGATGACCCGAAGATTCGTCGAGCCTGCCAGGCCGGCGCCTATCGTTATCTGCTGGGCGAGCTGTACAGGCAGGTAGTCAAGAAGAATCCAGACAAGGTCAGGCAGCTGGCGCCGTACTTTCTGGCGTACTCTTCAGGACTCAAGCGCCTGATGACCAGGATTGCCCTGGCTGTGTTGGCTAACAAAACCTTCATTGGCATTGTGGTCGGCCCACTGCAGAAGTTGAAATCGACGTTGAAGCGAAATGTCTGA
- a CDS encoding ATP-grasp domain-containing protein, which translates to MKILIAGAGGAPSEGVIFSLLCNPENEVIGMGSEPSDLILSRASRKYYVPNADSPDYKARLLEVLALEKPDLIHFQNDLEVFHASQIRDDILATGTKVFMPEHSVIDTCVFKHKSYEAFVKAGVKVPKNLVINNPEDLKQAFAELGDESGKIWLRASSIGGGGKGSLPTNNFELAKAWIDHYSGWGDFIAAQMLTSKTVTWLSIWHEGQLVVAQSRARQGWTHGNRTISGVTGVTKVGMTCDDEVVNDVSMRAIKAVSDRPHGIFGVDMAYDKDGYPNPTEINISRFFTTVRFFTEAGLNLPEIFKCIALKQPLPAFEKVLNPLPAGLMWMRGMDTEPRLVTSQEMEERIIFP; encoded by the coding sequence ATGAAAATTTTGATCGCGGGCGCCGGTGGCGCGCCGTCTGAAGGTGTGATTTTTTCGCTGCTGTGTAATCCGGAAAATGAAGTCATCGGCATGGGCTCGGAGCCCAGTGATCTGATTTTGTCCAGAGCATCTCGAAAGTACTATGTACCTAACGCCGATTCACCTGACTACAAGGCTCGGTTGTTGGAGGTCCTGGCACTCGAAAAACCGGATCTGATTCATTTTCAAAATGATCTCGAAGTTTTTCATGCTTCGCAAATTCGTGATGACATCCTGGCTACCGGGACCAAAGTGTTCATGCCAGAGCACAGTGTGATTGATACCTGTGTTTTTAAGCACAAGTCCTACGAGGCTTTTGTCAAGGCCGGTGTCAAGGTGCCGAAGAACCTTGTCATCAATAACCCGGAAGACCTCAAGCAAGCCTTTGCCGAACTGGGCGATGAGTCCGGCAAAATCTGGCTCCGGGCCTCCTCAATCGGTGGCGGTGGCAAGGGGTCTTTGCCCACCAACAACTTTGAGCTGGCCAAGGCCTGGATTGATCACTATTCCGGCTGGGGCGACTTTATTGCTGCCCAGATGCTGACCTCGAAAACGGTCACCTGGCTTTCCATCTGGCATGAAGGTCAACTGGTTGTCGCTCAATCCAGAGCCCGGCAGGGGTGGACCCACGGCAATCGTACGATCTCTGGCGTTACCGGTGTGACCAAGGTGGGCATGACCTGTGATGACGAAGTTGTCAACGATGTCTCCATGCGTGCGATAAAGGCTGTTTCGGACAGGCCACACGGTATCTTCGGTGTGGACATGGCCTATGACAAGGACGGCTACCCGAATCCGACTGAAATCAACATCTCGCGCTTTTTCACCACGGTTCGTTTCTTTACCGAGGCGGGGCTGAACTTGCCGGAAATTTTCAAGTGCATTGCCCTGAAGCAACCGTTGCCAGCATTTGAAAAGGTTCTCAATCCATTGCCGGCCGGCCTGATGTGGATGAGGGGGATGGATACCGAGCCACGCTTGGTGACCAGTCAGGAAATGGAAGAACGGATTATTTTTCCATGA